The proteins below come from a single Terriglobales bacterium genomic window:
- a CDS encoding M48 family peptidase, giving the protein MHPRLTSILQRAYRDLRPRAPMPEFRGEFFPFANINNTIRMREGVVKVRVSDLLEGAPDDVLYAIAHILIAKLYRKTIDPGLARRYRQHVGRRDLNAKAHLVRQMRGRKCIASARGRVYDLEAIFDELNSRFFFGLLARPQMTWSRDHARNALGHYDPAHNAIVVSRVFDRPQVPRYAVEYIVYHEMLHLKHPVRLRGSRRCVHPPQFQVEEKQFPQLEEAKRFLKTL; this is encoded by the coding sequence ATGCATCCGCGCCTCACCTCCATCCTGCAACGTGCCTATCGCGACCTGCGGCCGCGCGCTCCCATGCCGGAGTTCCGTGGCGAATTCTTTCCCTTTGCCAACATCAACAACACCATCCGCATGCGGGAAGGCGTGGTCAAGGTTCGGGTCTCGGATCTGCTGGAGGGCGCACCGGACGATGTTTTGTACGCCATCGCGCACATCCTGATCGCCAAGCTCTACCGCAAGACCATTGATCCGGGCCTGGCGCGGCGCTACCGGCAGCACGTCGGCCGCCGCGACTTGAACGCGAAGGCCCACCTGGTGCGGCAGATGCGCGGGCGCAAGTGCATTGCGAGCGCGCGGGGGCGCGTCTACGACCTGGAAGCCATCTTTGACGAGCTCAACAGCCGCTTCTTCTTCGGGTTGCTGGCGCGTCCGCAGATGACGTGGAGCCGCGATCACGCCCGCAACGCCCTCGGCCATTACGACCCGGCGCACAACGCCATCGTGGTCAGTCGCGTCTTCGATCGCCCGCAGGTGCCGCGCTACGCGGTGGAATACATCGTCTATCACGAGATGCTGCACTTGAAACACCCGGTGCGGCTGCGCGGCAGCCGGCGATGCGTGCATCCGCCGCAGTTTCAGGTAGAGGAGAAGCAGTTTCCGCAGCTCGAAGAAGCCAAGCGCTTTCTGAAGACGTTGTGA
- a CDS encoding GNAT family N-acetyltransferase: MTRIKIIRSAHELEALRSAWQCLYRDGGYSMFQTPGWNLLAARMFSGVAEPMVIHAESGNGAAIIPACVTAAGISFLGEALFDYRDVLACGDEEVLRRAWQQVAAEQRPLSLTVLRGERAQQWQWSGFAPSPFCNAPAVRHADVTADDFVSRHTRSARLMRRLTRAGVELRTHDGADAALVRNIYELKSKQLGQLPHNLFAERSRIDFMVAAAALDAGCEIFTLETAGALVAALVSFRDELIRRCYTIYYDRAWAQYSPGVALLYEVTRGSLAGGLDCDYMTGEQPHKMRFATSLAPLFRIEAEPSELTRISHFKSSFEGEHVTVLAA; this comes from the coding sequence ATGACGCGGATCAAAATTATCCGTTCCGCCCATGAACTAGAAGCGCTGCGCAGCGCATGGCAATGCCTGTACCGCGACGGCGGCTATTCCATGTTTCAAACTCCAGGGTGGAACCTGCTGGCGGCACGAATGTTTTCCGGCGTTGCCGAACCGATGGTCATCCACGCGGAGAGCGGCAATGGCGCCGCCATCATTCCTGCCTGCGTGACAGCGGCAGGGATTTCCTTCCTGGGTGAGGCCCTGTTCGATTATCGCGACGTGCTGGCCTGCGGGGATGAGGAAGTGCTGCGCCGGGCATGGCAGCAGGTGGCCGCGGAGCAGCGCCCGCTGTCGCTAACCGTGCTCCGCGGCGAACGAGCGCAACAGTGGCAGTGGAGCGGATTTGCTCCCTCTCCATTCTGCAATGCACCTGCGGTTCGCCACGCCGACGTTACCGCCGACGATTTCGTCTCCCGGCACACGCGCTCAGCGCGCCTGATGCGGCGGCTCACCCGCGCCGGTGTGGAATTGCGGACCCACGACGGCGCTGACGCGGCGCTGGTCCGCAATATCTACGAACTGAAGTCGAAGCAACTGGGGCAGCTTCCGCACAACCTGTTTGCCGAGCGCTCGCGCATTGACTTCATGGTGGCCGCTGCCGCCCTCGACGCGGGCTGCGAGATTTTTACCCTGGAGACTGCCGGCGCGCTGGTGGCGGCCCTGGTCAGCTTCCGCGACGAGCTGATTCGCCGCTGCTATACCATCTATTACGATCGCGCGTGGGCCCAGTATTCGCCCGGAGTTGCGCTTCTGTACGAGGTCACCCGCGGTTCGCTGGCCGGCGGGCTCGATTGCGATTACATGACCGGCGAGCAGCCGCACAAGATGCGGTTCGCTACCTCGCTGGCACCGTTGTTCCGCATTGAAGCGGAGCCATCCGAGTTGACCCGCATTTCGCACTTCAAGAGCTCGTTCGAAGGTGAACACGTCACCGTGCTGGCAGCCTGA
- a CDS encoding tetratricopeptide repeat protein — protein MAANSLILLLCLACASGVCAQESKPTVRHHRVPADNGATAAIARGETAIDKHDYAGAEQALQQALKLDPNNYIAWFDLGFVYTALNRDADAIDAYRKSVGANPAIFESNLNLGLTLARASDPEAAKYLRAATELKPTAKPEEGLYRAWISLGQVLESKQPKEAVTAYRKAAEQKPGSAEPHLLAAAAAERSKDLVTAEQEYKAAAERDPKSADAISGLANTYLRSKRLPEAESALRKYLAIDAGNARAHLMLGRVLAAENRLAEAQPEFERAIELAPGEAPAARELADLYAANRQFAKAESLYREVLKKEPNNAELHHSLGTSLIEQKKFADAQDELLRAVNLKPDYGIAYGDLAFVASENKNYPLTLKALDARARFLPDIPATLFLRATALDHLGAKKEAAASYHQFLAAANGKFPEQEWQAQHRLIAIEPKK, from the coding sequence ATGGCGGCAAATAGCCTGATTCTGCTGCTCTGCCTGGCCTGCGCCAGCGGCGTCTGCGCGCAGGAGTCCAAGCCAACCGTGCGCCATCACCGTGTGCCGGCGGACAACGGCGCGACCGCCGCGATCGCACGCGGCGAAACCGCCATCGACAAGCATGACTACGCGGGGGCAGAACAGGCGCTGCAGCAAGCCCTCAAGCTCGATCCCAACAACTACATTGCCTGGTTCGATCTTGGCTTCGTTTACACCGCGCTCAACCGGGATGCGGACGCGATTGACGCCTATCGCAAATCCGTCGGCGCCAACCCCGCCATTTTTGAGTCAAACCTCAACCTTGGGTTGACGCTGGCGCGCGCCTCCGATCCGGAGGCCGCCAAGTACCTTCGTGCCGCCACCGAACTGAAGCCGACGGCGAAGCCGGAAGAGGGCCTCTATCGCGCCTGGATTTCGTTGGGGCAGGTGCTGGAATCGAAGCAGCCTAAGGAAGCGGTGACGGCGTATCGCAAAGCCGCAGAACAGAAGCCCGGCAGCGCGGAACCGCATCTGTTGGCGGCGGCTGCCGCCGAACGCTCCAAGGACCTGGTCACCGCCGAACAGGAATACAAGGCCGCCGCGGAGCGTGATCCCAAGTCCGCCGACGCCATTTCCGGTCTCGCCAACACTTATCTTCGAAGCAAGCGGCTACCGGAAGCGGAATCTGCGCTTCGCAAGTACCTCGCCATCGATGCCGGAAACGCGCGGGCGCACCTCATGCTGGGCCGCGTGCTTGCCGCCGAAAACAGGCTCGCGGAGGCGCAACCGGAGTTCGAGCGGGCCATCGAACTGGCGCCCGGCGAGGCGCCCGCAGCGCGGGAACTCGCCGACCTCTACGCCGCCAACCGGCAGTTCGCCAAAGCCGAGTCCCTGTATCGCGAGGTCCTGAAAAAAGAGCCGAACAATGCGGAGTTGCACCATAGTCTCGGCACTTCCCTGATCGAGCAGAAGAAGTTTGCCGATGCGCAGGACGAGCTTTTGCGAGCCGTCAATCTCAAGCCGGACTATGGCATTGCCTATGGCGACCTGGCTTTCGTCGCGTCGGAAAACAAGAACTACCCGCTTACGCTGAAGGCGCTCGACGCGCGGGCCAGGTTTCTGCCGGATATTCCGGCAACCTTGTTCCTGCGCGCGACCGCCTTGGATCATCTGGGGGCGAAGAAAGAGGCGGCCGCCAGCTATCACCAGTTCCTGGCGGCGGCGAATGGAAAATTTCCCGAGCAGGAGTGGCAGGCGCAGCATCGCCTGATCGCCATCGAGCCGAAGAAATAG